A region of the Apus apus isolate bApuApu2 chromosome 5, bApuApu2.pri.cur, whole genome shotgun sequence genome:
tgagaATGCTGATGGGAACAACAGCACGTTGGCATGGCACAGGAAAGGGGTTGAGCTGACACTTCTGCATCAGCCTCAGAAGTGCTTTGATGCTAGAACACTAACCTGGTTTTACAGGCTCTGTTTGTTGTGCCTGGAACTGAGTGGTTTTGACAAGGATTTAATTTGGAGTTGGTGCTTGCAGACCACACAGTGGTGTTGCTCCTGAGTGCTGAGGATGACAGAGTTTGACAGGAGTCTGATACAGGGAAAGAGGGAAcctgtcttcctctctcctgctaAACTAGGCTGGAAGGGCTAAGAGCTTGAGCTGAGCAGGGTTTTGAGTCCCTCTTTTAACAGTCAGGGGAAGACAAAAAGATACCCTCTTATGTACtaaaattagaatttttattaaaattctgtttaaagTCTCATCctagcagcaggaaggaaggtgaCATTCAGTGCCCCAGCTTTGGGTGCAAGAGGGTCTGGACAAGtggtgctctgtgctgcagagggtTTGAATGAATCCTGAtctatttctgtgctgcttgaGCTTTTCCTTCCATTCCCATTTTCCAACACCTGGATTCACAGCATCCTGCTGAGCAAACGTTCCTGTTCCACAATCTGGTATCCACAAACCTTTGGGCATTGTCtagctttgttgttttttcctggggATTATCTGGGATGCAGCAAGGTAGATCTTTAACTGCTATCTTTTGTATAGCTTCCAATAGGGACCCATCACACGGGCCTGACCATGTCCTctggctggcagctctgctgcttggcCCTGGGTGCCTGCAATTGGAGAGAAGGAGAACAAGAGGTTGGATCTGGTGAGCTCTGGTAGTCTCCAGAGGCTGGCCTAGTGTTCAGTGACAGAATGAAGCAGCTCTGTGACACACACCAGCTATTCACGTCCTCCGCAAACAGGAGCAGTTTGGATGTGAACAAGGGCAGTTGAGCTCAGTGACCTGCAGCTGGTGGTGCTGCCCTGGGAATGCTCGGCCCTGCATTCCTGGGATTTTGGGGTGGTGAGCATGGGGTTGTGAGCCTGCtggctgtccctctgcacttACCCAAGGCAGTGCTGCCCTGGGTCCATGGTCTGTGGGCTCAATTCTTCATCCAGACCAGAACTACAAAGCCCTAAGCAAGCTGTGAACTCGTGGTGGGGCTAATTCTCATGTGCAGCTGGAAGGAGAGTGTCATACCAGGACTGCTCAACATCAGGCTCCATGTTTGGAGAATGTGAGTGGTGCCCAGACATGAGTTGTTTGGTGTCATTTCACAGGCAGGGGGACAGGGCATCTGCTGACCCTGGGGATCTTTTCAGTTCCAGGGAGGCGTGTGGTCCCTCAGCACGGCGCTGTGCGATGCCCTGATGACCATGGACGTGATGCTGTGCACGGCCTCCATCTTCAACCTCTGTGCTATCAGCGTGGACCGGTGAGTGCCTTCCCCATCCCCATGCCAGGGGAGCACTGTGTCGTGGCAGTGAGATGATTCCATGCACGTCCTTGGAGGGAGGCTGAATCCTTTTCTCCCCTAAGGAGGGTTTTCTGCCCTGCCAGTGTCCCCTATCACCAGCTTTGTGTCCCATCAGTACCCTTGTGGTGACCAAACTGCACAGTGGTgtgaggaggctggagctgtcCCTTTGGGGGCTCTTCTGAGGAGGGAGGCTGGTTGTAGCTCAGGCCTCAGTATGTAAACAAACCGAGGGGGAAGGACAGGGGCAAGCAGCTTTGGGAGCACGTGGTCATGTTACCAGTGGTGACACCACCATACTGGGACTGACTCACCTGGGGCCTGTCTTGGCAGGTTCATTGCTGTTTCAATCCCACTCAACTACAACCGGCGACAAATCGACCTGCGGCAGCTGATCCTCATCTCCACCACCTGGATCTTCGCCTTTGCTGTGGCATCCCCAGTCATATTTGGGCTCAACAACGTCCCAAACCGGGACCCCAGCTTGTGTCAGCTGGAGGATGACAACTACATCGTGTACTCCTCCATCTGCTCCTTCTTCATCCCCTGCCCCGTCATGCTGGTGCTCTACTGCGCCATGTTTCAAGGACTCAAGCGTTGGGAAGAAGCCAGGAAGGCCAAGCTAAGGGGCAACATCTATGGGGCCAACAGGAGGCTCTATCACCCCTCAACCTTCATCCCGAGGGAGCAGACAGGACTGGAGCCAGGGGAGTGCAACCCTTACGCCCGCTCCGACCACCCTGGGGACTATGGGGTGAGCAATGGGATACAGACTGTCTCCTACCCACACCTCAAGTACCCCCACCCAGGACAGGGCCGGAAGCGGGCCAAGATCAACGGCCGGGAGCGGAAGGCCATGCGAGTACTGCCCGTCGTGGTTGGTGAGTAGCAGagggtgtggggcaggggggaagggGTGGCCTTGTCCTGCAGCTCAGACTGGCAGGACTCCTCGGAACCTGGTGAGGTGAACTGCTGCTTTGTGGGCTCCCTGCTGGAACCACATGGCCCAGGCAGAGTGCTGGGGCAGCCATGAGAGGGGACACACTGAGAACCACATCTTCTCCTTGCTGAaggaggggaggctgagatAAACACTATCTCTTTGGTCCTCCTGCCTCTTCATCATGTGTGGGCTCATTTAACCACCCACTCTGCCCTTGTTCCTGCCAAAGAGCCTGCTTGTGGCTCAAGACCTGCTGCATCCATCCCTCCTTGTGCAGGATGTTTATCCAGTGACCATCTCAGTATCCCTCTGAGCCAGAGTAGCGCCAACAACCACCCTTGGGAAAGGGCCCATGTACAGTGTTTCTCATCCAACCTTGGCTTCAAGGTAAACCTGTGACTCCTGATATCTTAAATGTGTATCTGAAACCACATATATAACTTTGACTTTTTAGTCACCATTTAGGATGAGAAAGACATCCTAAATGTTTTGTCTGGGTGTGAGCCCAGCTCTACATGTCAGcacatctgctgcttttccccaaGCACTCTTAGCTGttccccttctccctcagcCCAGGCTGTTCTTGGTAAATTAAACCCTTTTCCACATTCATGTCACTTTCTCTCTTTCATGTCCCTCTGGCAGgtgctttcctcttctgctggaCACCTTTTTTTGTGGTCCACATTACCAGGGCTCTCTGCAAGTCCTGCACCATTCCCACTCAAGTCACCAGCACTGTCACTTGGCTGGGTTATGTCAACAGTGCCCTCAACCCCATCATTTACACCGTGTTCAACACCGAGTTCAGGAACTTCTTCCGCAAAGTCTTGCACCTTTTCTGCTGAGCCCCGGCCCTGGGGGAGAAGGAAACCACCAGGCTCCTTTTTTGTATAGTTCATTAAAGATCTATTTCTGCCTAAGGTCTGCTGTCTTTgttggggaggagggaaggaggccaGATGGCAGCTAAAGGATACTGGTTCCCAGCTCTTTGTAGTACAGACTTCCAGGTGAGTACCAGCAGATGCAGCTCAGATACTCTTCCCACTGgaaactgcagctgcagccactgttTTTACCACTTGGCAGTTGAGAAGGTAAGAGatgccacaggcagcaggggaggttctCAGAACAGCTCTTGCTTTGGCTTTAGGTGTCTGGTCTGCCAGGAATCATTTCcagcctgcaggaaaaaaatccttgatACCTTTCGGTGAAGCTGAGTGCAGTGACCCCAAGAGCAGCCAGAGGGAGCAGCTGGTGCCTTCCTCAGGCTCAGAGGGGAAGATGATTATTGCACGAAACAGCCATTTTCTGAGTAATGATTTTTGTGTAGGATTGTTGCTTTCCAAGGGGTAATTTGTTTGCTtagaaacaaatggaaaaaggGACTGCAGGGAGGTTTGAAGGTGTTCTTTGACTAACAATTGCTCGATCAATTTATCACCAAGAAATAAACAGGCTAAATTCCCACAGTGATTAAATTGTAAATTTTTGCATTGTGTAGCTTGCCTTGGTGCTCAGCTGCCCCAGACACCAGGGCTCTGACAAGAAGCTCCCTGAGAGCTTTAGTTACACGAGCTACCagtttttcatttaagaaagaAGCTGCCCCACTCTCTGcctgtttggttgtttggtttttttttttcccctgaagaagTGCAGTAAGGCCAAAAGCTGGGCAGTAACCAAGGCTCAGCTACACTCAGCAACAGCCTGTGTGGTAAGGCTGGAGCAGGACTGGCTCTGGTGGTGTGAGGGGCTGCCCAGTCACCTGCACAAGCAGGAGGGCTGCAGGATCAGTACCTGGTGTCTCTGCTCCCCTCTTGTCCTTGTATCCACTCAGGGCTGTGTTTCCAACCAGCAGCACCACCCCAGGATGGCTGTGGAGAC
Encoded here:
- the DRD4 gene encoding D(4) dopamine receptor codes for the protein MGNGSTGAAPCNGTELPPPAPPPGSHNIAALVLGILLILLIVGGNGLVCLSVCTERALKTTTNYFIVSLAVADLLLALLVLPLYVYSEFQGGVWSLSTALCDALMTMDVMLCTASIFNLCAISVDRFIAVSIPLNYNRRQIDLRQLILISTTWIFAFAVASPVIFGLNNVPNRDPSLCQLEDDNYIVYSSICSFFIPCPVMLVLYCAMFQGLKRWEEARKAKLRGNIYGANRRLYHPSTFIPREQTGLEPGECNPYARSDHPGDYGVSNGIQTVSYPHLKYPHPGQGRKRAKINGRERKAMRVLPVVVGAFLFCWTPFFVVHITRALCKSCTIPTQVTSTVTWLGYVNSALNPIIYTVFNTEFRNFFRKVLHLFC